A window of Blastomonas sp. SL216 contains these coding sequences:
- the guaB gene encoding IMP dehydrogenase, with the protein MDIPLGLTFDDVLLRPAASEIVPSQADTTTRLTNSIHLNIPVLSSAMDTVTEASMAIVMAQLGGIGVLHRNLSIEEQIAAVRQVKRFESGMVVNPITITPDAPLAEAQALMRLHSISGIPVVEASGKLAGILTNRDVRFAENPNQPVRELMTRENLATVPADVGQEDARRLLHQRRIEKLLVVDNNYRCIGLITVKDIEKAVMNPDATKDAAGRLRVAAASTVGEAGLERSKALIDAECDLIVVDTAHGHSKMVAVAVEAIKKYSNHVQVIAGNVATASATRALIDAGADGVKVGIGPGSICTTRVVAGVGVPQLTAIMESAEEADKSGIPIVADGGLRTSGDAAKALAAGASTIMIGSMLAGTEEAPGETFLYQGRAYKSYRGMGSVGAMARGSADRYFQQDIKDQLKLVPEGIEGQVPFKGPARDVVHQLVGGIKAAMGYTGSATIDSLRRNAEFVRITNAGLRESHVHDVTITREAPNYPTR; encoded by the coding sequence ATGGACATCCCTCTCGGCCTTACCTTTGATGATGTCCTGCTGCGCCCGGCAGCGTCGGAAATCGTGCCCAGCCAGGCGGACACGACCACGCGGCTGACCAACAGCATACACCTCAACATCCCGGTCCTGTCCTCGGCGATGGATACCGTGACCGAGGCGAGCATGGCGATTGTCATGGCGCAGCTCGGCGGCATCGGCGTGCTGCACCGCAATCTGAGCATCGAGGAACAGATTGCGGCGGTGCGTCAGGTCAAGCGCTTCGAAAGCGGCATGGTGGTCAACCCGATCACCATCACCCCCGATGCGCCGCTGGCCGAAGCACAGGCGCTGATGCGGCTGCATTCGATCTCGGGCATCCCGGTGGTCGAAGCTTCGGGCAAGCTCGCGGGCATCCTCACCAACCGCGACGTGCGCTTTGCCGAGAACCCCAACCAGCCGGTGCGCGAGCTGATGACGCGCGAAAATCTGGCCACCGTGCCCGCCGATGTCGGGCAGGAGGACGCACGCCGCCTGCTGCACCAGCGGCGGATCGAAAAGCTGCTGGTGGTGGATAACAACTATCGCTGCATCGGCCTGATCACCGTCAAGGACATCGAAAAGGCGGTGATGAACCCCGATGCGACCAAGGACGCCGCTGGCCGTCTGCGCGTCGCGGCGGCCTCTACCGTGGGCGAGGCCGGGCTGGAGCGCAGCAAGGCGCTGATTGATGCCGAATGCGACCTGATCGTGGTCGATACCGCGCATGGCCATAGCAAGATGGTCGCTGTCGCGGTCGAGGCGATCAAGAAGTACAGCAACCATGTTCAGGTGATCGCGGGCAATGTCGCGACCGCATCGGCGACGCGTGCGCTGATCGATGCGGGCGCCGATGGCGTCAAGGTCGGCATCGGGCCGGGCTCGATCTGCACCACGCGCGTCGTCGCGGGCGTCGGCGTGCCGCAGCTCACCGCGATCATGGAATCGGCCGAAGAAGCCGACAAGTCGGGCATCCCCATCGTCGCCGATGGCGGCCTGCGCACCTCGGGCGATGCGGCCAAGGCGCTTGCCGCCGGCGCTTCGACGATCATGATCGGATCGATGCTGGCAGGCACCGAAGAGGCCCCTGGCGAAACCTTCCTCTACCAGGGCCGGGCATACAAGAGCTATCGCGGCATGGGCAGTGTCGGCGCGATGGCGCGCGGCAGTGCCGACCGCTATTTTCAGCAGGACATCAAGGACCAGCTCAAGCTCGTCCCCGAAGGCATCGAGGGCCAGGTGCCGTTCAAGGGCCCGGCGCGCGACGTCGTCCACCAGCTGGTCGGTGGCATCAAGGCGGCAATGGGCTATACCGGCTCTGCCACCATCGACTCGCTGCGTCGCAACGCCGAATTCGTGCGGATCACCAATGCGGGCCTGCGCGAAAGCCACGTCCATGATGTGACGATCACCCGCGAGGCCCCGAACTATCCGACCCGCTGA
- a CDS encoding M28 family peptidase, which translates to MTQTFRHRALTALALAASILPITAQAQSKPAPISEAEVRAHIAQLASDAFEGRGPGSAGETKTLDYLAKTWASYGLVSGTNDAAHPWFQPVPLVERKPYAQAVHATARGKAVKLAEDGVALSGRNPADRATGEPLFVGYGIKPDGTLNADVKGRIVLMLSGEPKFEGAAKLPGLRDRQKMLAASGAAAVLITAPDGVPWSALRAQLANGSMRLASDDVSAPIAGVLRGDVSEAMLRAARLSAADAGAKAAVPGFVPVTLPVTLDLATSTAVRAFDSHNVIGKLPGTKPGSGAILLLGHWDHFGICRSEEAEDRICNGAVDNASGMAVLLTVAERLARGAQMDRDVYFMGTTAEERGLLGAYYFADHPVVPLGDIKVALNVDTVAIAPAGAPVALVGRGENGLDGIVDEVAKSMGRTVDSDTEANAFIRRQDGWALGAKGVKSIMAGGSFSDMKLLQAFLTTVYHQPDDELTDATPLGGAADDANLHVELTRHFADEAKYPAAPTGD; encoded by the coding sequence ATGACACAGACCTTCCGGCACCGCGCCCTGACCGCTCTGGCCCTTGCGGCCTCGATCCTTCCCATCACAGCCCAGGCCCAGTCGAAACCCGCGCCGATCAGCGAGGCCGAGGTCCGCGCGCATATCGCACAGCTGGCCAGCGACGCATTCGAAGGCCGCGGCCCCGGCTCGGCGGGCGAGACGAAGACGCTGGATTATCTCGCCAAGACCTGGGCCAGCTATGGCCTGGTATCGGGCACGAACGACGCGGCGCACCCCTGGTTCCAGCCGGTGCCGCTGGTCGAGCGCAAGCCTTATGCGCAGGCGGTCCATGCCACCGCGCGCGGCAAGGCAGTGAAGCTTGCCGAAGATGGCGTGGCTCTGTCCGGCCGCAACCCGGCCGACCGGGCGACGGGCGAGCCGCTGTTCGTCGGCTATGGCATCAAGCCCGATGGCACGCTCAATGCCGATGTGAAGGGACGCATCGTGCTGATGCTGTCGGGCGAGCCCAAGTTCGAGGGCGCGGCCAAGCTGCCCGGTCTGCGCGATCGCCAGAAGATGCTGGCGGCATCGGGCGCGGCGGCGGTGCTGATCACCGCGCCCGATGGCGTTCCATGGAGCGCCTTGCGCGCGCAGCTGGCCAACGGATCGATGCGACTGGCCAGCGACGATGTCAGCGCGCCGATCGCGGGCGTCCTGCGCGGCGATGTGAGCGAGGCAATGCTGCGCGCGGCGCGTCTGTCAGCCGCCGATGCCGGCGCGAAGGCCGCTGTGCCGGGCTTTGTTCCGGTCACGCTGCCGGTCACGCTGGACCTTGCCACCAGCACGGCGGTGCGTGCGTTCGACAGCCACAATGTCATCGGCAAGCTGCCCGGCACCAAGCCCGGATCTGGCGCGATCCTGCTGCTCGGCCATTGGGACCATTTCGGCATCTGCCGCAGCGAAGAGGCCGAGGATCGCATCTGCAACGGCGCGGTCGACAATGCCAGCGGCATGGCGGTGCTGCTGACCGTCGCCGAGCGGCTGGCGCGTGGTGCGCAAATGGACCGCGACGTCTATTTCATGGGCACCACGGCGGAAGAGCGCGGCCTGCTGGGCGCCTATTATTTCGCCGATCATCCGGTGGTGCCGCTGGGCGACATCAAGGTCGCGCTCAATGTCGATACCGTCGCGATTGCTCCTGCGGGCGCGCCGGTGGCGCTGGTCGGGCGCGGCGAGAACGGGCTCGATGGCATTGTAGACGAGGTCGCCAAATCGATGGGCCGCACGGTCGACAGCGATACCGAGGCCAATGCGTTCATCCGCCGCCAGGACGGCTGGGCATTGGGCGCCAAGGGCGTCAAATCGATCATGGCGGGCGGCTCGTTCAGCGACATGAAGCTGCTCCAGGCGTTCCTCACCACCGTATATCACCAGCCCGATGACGAGCTGACCGATGCGACGCCGCTGGGCGGGGCGGCGGATGATGCCAATCTGCATGTCGAACTGACGCGTCATTTTGCAGATGAGGCGAAATATCCGGCCGCACCCACTGGCGATTGA
- a CDS encoding prolyl oligopeptidase family serine peptidase, whose product MRNRAILAALLGTVAMTLAVPASANEAPIAYPVTEKVDTVEEQFGVKVEDPYRWLENDVRVDPKVAAWVEAQNKVTDAYLETLPGRAALAKRMRALYDFARTGVPREAGGRYFFTRNSGLQNQSVLYVKDSAKGAERVLIDPNAWAKDGATALDAWVPSEDGTKLIYSIQDGGSDWRTVKVLDVATGKVLEDEVKWVKFSGLDWDKAGKGFYYSRFPEPDKAGEFQSLNTNQEIRYHALGTPQSADPLIYATPDEPQLNHGAEVSDDGSFLLVTSSSGTDERYRLTMIDIKDPAKRRVLVPQLKNDWRMAGMADGRIYFTTNKDAPRLKVVAMPIDGDETAIQTVVPETEAVIDGASVLGGRLVVNYLKDAHDVVKLFDLSGKAMGDLPLPGIGSVGGFQGDLDSKETFFSYSSFNRPTTIYRYDLASGAVTPWAEPKLAFNPDDYKVEQRFYASKDGTKVPMFIVRKKSVTGPAPTLLYGYGGFNISLTPGFSPTRLAWLEQGGVFVQANIRGGGEYGKAWHDAGRLANKQNVFDDFIAAGEFLIQQGITGKDQLAIQGGSNGGLLVGAVVNQRPDLFAAANAAVGVMDMLRFDRFTAGRYWVDDYGYPNKEADFRTLIKYSPYHTIRKADYPAVLVSTADTDDRVVPGHSFKYTAKLQATEAGDKPHLIRIETRAGHGSGKPTDKIIEESSDIYAFIAHFTGLKIAGE is encoded by the coding sequence ATGCGCAACCGCGCCATTCTTGCTGCCTTGCTGGGAACCGTCGCCATGACCCTTGCCGTGCCCGCCTCCGCCAACGAGGCACCGATCGCCTATCCGGTGACCGAGAAGGTCGACACCGTGGAAGAGCAGTTCGGCGTCAAGGTGGAAGATCCCTATCGCTGGCTGGAGAATGACGTCCGCGTCGACCCCAAGGTCGCCGCCTGGGTCGAGGCGCAGAACAAGGTCACCGACGCCTATCTGGAAACGCTTCCCGGCCGCGCCGCGCTCGCCAAGCGGATGCGCGCGCTCTATGATTTCGCGCGTACCGGCGTGCCGCGCGAGGCAGGCGGCCGCTATTTCTTCACGCGCAATTCGGGGCTGCAGAACCAGTCGGTGCTGTACGTCAAGGACAGCGCCAAAGGTGCAGAGCGCGTGCTGATCGATCCCAATGCCTGGGCCAAGGACGGCGCGACCGCGCTCGATGCCTGGGTGCCGAGCGAGGACGGCACGAAGCTGATCTATTCGATCCAGGATGGCGGCAGCGACTGGCGCACGGTCAAGGTGCTCGACGTGGCGACCGGCAAGGTGCTGGAAGACGAAGTGAAATGGGTCAAGTTCTCCGGGCTTGACTGGGACAAGGCGGGCAAGGGCTTCTATTATTCGCGCTTCCCCGAGCCCGACAAGGCGGGCGAGTTCCAGTCGCTCAACACCAACCAGGAAATCCGCTATCACGCGCTGGGCACGCCGCAGAGCGCCGATCCGCTGATCTATGCGACGCCGGACGAGCCCCAGCTGAACCATGGTGCCGAGGTTTCCGACGATGGCAGCTTCTTGCTCGTCACTTCGTCCTCGGGTACCGATGAGCGCTATCGGCTGACGATGATCGACATCAAGGACCCGGCCAAGCGCCGTGTGCTGGTGCCGCAGCTGAAGAATGACTGGCGGATGGCCGGCATGGCCGATGGCCGCATCTATTTCACCACCAACAAGGATGCGCCGCGGCTGAAGGTCGTCGCCATGCCGATCGATGGCGATGAAACCGCCATCCAGACCGTGGTGCCCGAAACCGAGGCGGTGATCGACGGCGCTTCGGTGCTCGGCGGCAGACTGGTGGTCAATTACCTCAAGGACGCGCACGATGTGGTGAAGCTGTTCGACCTGTCGGGCAAGGCGATGGGCGATCTGCCGCTGCCGGGCATCGGCTCGGTCGGCGGCTTCCAGGGCGACCTGGATTCGAAGGAGACCTTCTTCTCCTATTCGAGCTTCAACCGCCCGACGACCATCTATCGCTATGACCTCGCCTCTGGCGCGGTGACGCCCTGGGCGGAGCCGAAGCTCGCGTTCAACCCCGATGATTACAAGGTCGAGCAGCGCTTCTATGCCAGCAAGGACGGTACCAAGGTGCCGATGTTCATCGTCCGCAAGAAGAGCGTGACTGGCCCCGCGCCGACGCTGCTCTATGGCTATGGCGGCTTCAACATTTCGCTGACGCCCGGCTTCTCGCCGACCCGGCTGGCGTGGCTGGAACAGGGCGGCGTGTTCGTTCAGGCGAACATCCGCGGCGGCGGCGAATATGGCAAGGCGTGGCACGATGCCGGGCGGCTCGCCAACAAGCAGAACGTGTTCGATGATTTCATCGCGGCGGGCGAGTTCCTGATCCAGCAAGGCATTACCGGCAAGGATCAGCTCGCCATTCAGGGCGGATCGAACGGCGGCCTGCTGGTCGGCGCGGTGGTCAACCAGCGGCCCGATCTGTTCGCGGCGGCCAATGCGGCGGTCGGCGTGATGGACATGCTGCGCTTCGACCGGTTCACCGCCGGGCGTTATTGGGTCGACGATTATGGCTATCCGAACAAGGAAGCGGACTTCAGAACGCTGATCAAATATTCGCCCTATCACACGATCCGCAAAGCCGATTATCCGGCGGTGCTGGTGTCGACTGCGGATACCGATGACCGCGTCGTGCCGGGTCATAGCTTCAAATATACCGCCAAGCTGCAGGCGACCGAGGCCGGCGACAAGCCGCACCTGATCCGCATCGAAACCCGCGCGGGCCACGGATCGGGCAAGCCGACCGACAAGATCATCGAGGAATCGTCGGACATCTACGCCTTTATTGCGCACTTCACGGGGCTGAAGATCGCGGGCGAGTAA
- the rplQ gene encoding 50S ribosomal protein L17 → MRHGVGKRKLQRTSSHRIAMLRNMAASLIKHEQITTTLPKARELRPYVEKLITLAKRGGLSNRRLAMARLMDDAQLVKLFDTLAPRYADRAGGYTRVLKAGFRASDAAPMGIIELVDRDTSAKGQDSGPVMTEEEFEGA, encoded by the coding sequence ATGCGTCACGGAGTAGGCAAGCGTAAGCTGCAGCGGACCAGCTCGCACCGTATCGCGATGCTGCGCAACATGGCAGCCTCGCTGATCAAGCACGAGCAGATCACCACCACGCTGCCCAAGGCGCGCGAACTGCGTCCCTATGTCGAAAAGCTGATCACGCTGGCCAAGCGCGGCGGTCTTTCGAACCGTCGTCTTGCCATGGCTCGCCTGATGGACGACGCCCAGCTGGTCAAGCTGTTCGACACGCTGGCGCCGCGCTATGCCGACCGCGCCGGTGGATACACCCGCGTGCTCAAGGCCGGTTTCCGCGCCTCTGACGCCGCGCCGATGGGCATCATCGAACTGGTTGACCGCGACACCAGCGCGAAGGGCCAGGATTCGGGCCCGGTGATGACCGAGGAAGAATTCGAAGGCGCGTAA
- a CDS encoding DNA-directed RNA polymerase subunit alpha, with product MTVNIKNWQELKKPNGLEVKSGGDPKRKATFVAEPLERGFGLTLGNALRRVLLSSLQGAAITSIKIENALHEFSSLAGVREDVTDIVLNVKQIALKMEGEGPKRLQLSATGPAQVKAGDIAVSGDIEVMNKDLVICHLDDGATLNIELTCDTGKGYVPAVANRPVDAPIGLIPVDSLFSPIRQVSYKVENTRVGQELDYDRLSLTIETDGTVAPEDAVAYAARILQDQLQLFVHFEDSIATATTGSVSQAAPEEGDANQINRYLLKKVDELELSVRSANCLKNDNIIYIGDLVQKTEAEMLRTPNFGRKSLNEIKEVLSSMGLRLGMDIPGWPPENIEEMAKKLEQELLG from the coding sequence ATGACTGTCAACATCAAGAACTGGCAGGAACTGAAGAAGCCGAACGGTCTTGAGGTCAAGAGCGGCGGCGATCCCAAGCGCAAGGCAACCTTTGTTGCGGAACCTCTTGAGCGCGGCTTCGGCCTGACGCTGGGCAACGCCCTGCGCCGCGTGCTGCTGTCTTCGCTGCAGGGCGCGGCGATCACCTCGATCAAGATCGAGAACGCTCTGCACGAATTCTCGTCGCTCGCCGGTGTGCGTGAAGACGTGACCGACATCGTGCTGAACGTGAAGCAGATCGCGCTGAAGATGGAAGGCGAAGGCCCCAAGCGCCTCCAGCTTTCGGCCACCGGACCTGCCCAGGTGAAGGCGGGCGACATCGCCGTTTCGGGCGATATCGAGGTGATGAACAAGGATCTGGTGATCTGTCACCTGGATGACGGCGCGACGCTGAACATCGAACTGACCTGCGACACCGGCAAGGGCTATGTCCCCGCCGTGGCCAACCGTCCGGTTGATGCGCCGATCGGCCTGATCCCCGTGGACTCGCTGTTCTCGCCGATCCGTCAGGTGTCGTACAAGGTGGAAAACACCCGCGTCGGCCAGGAACTGGACTATGACCGTCTGTCGCTGACCATCGAAACCGATGGCACCGTGGCCCCGGAAGATGCCGTCGCCTATGCCGCGCGCATCCTTCAGGACCAGCTGCAGCTGTTCGTCCATTTCGAAGACAGCATTGCCACCGCCACCACCGGTTCGGTCAGCCAGGCCGCTCCCGAAGAAGGCGATGCCAACCAGATCAACCGCTATCTTCTCAAGAAGGTGGACGAGCTGGAACTGTCGGTGCGTTCGGCCAACTGCCTCAAGAACGACAACATCATCTATATCGGCGATCTGGTCCAGAAGACCGAAGCCGAGATGCTGCGCACCCCGAATTTCGGTCGCAAGTCGCTGAACGAAATCAAGGAAGTGCTCTCCAGCATGGGTCTGCGCCTCGGCATGGACATCCCCGGCTGGCCGCCCGAGAATATCGAGGAAATGGCCAAGAAGCTGGAACAGGAACTGCTGGGCTGA
- the rpsK gene encoding 30S ribosomal protein S11, producing the protein MAREPQRLKKRERKNISAGIAHVNASFNNTMITITDAQGNAISWSSAGMMGFKGSRKSTPYAAQVCAEDAGRKAAEHGVRTLEVEVKGPGSGRESALRALQAVGFTITSIRDVTPIPHNGVRPSKRRRV; encoded by the coding sequence ATGGCACGCGAACCGCAGAGGCTCAAAAAGCGCGAGCGCAAGAACATTTCGGCCGGCATTGCCCACGTCAACGCCAGCTTCAACAACACCATGATCACCATCACCGACGCCCAGGGCAATGCCATCAGCTGGTCTTCGGCCGGTATGATGGGCTTCAAGGGCAGCCGCAAGTCGACCCCGTATGCTGCACAGGTCTGTGCGGAAGACGCGGGCCGCAAGGCAGCGGAACATGGCGTCCGCACGCTTGAAGTCGAAGTCAAGGGCCCGGGTTCGGGCCGTGAATCCGCGCTTCGTGCGCTGCAGGCGGTGGGCTTCACCATCACCTCTATCCGCGATGTGACGCCGATCCCCCATAACGGGGTTCGTCCGTCCAAGCGGCGTCGCGTCTGA
- the rpsM gene encoding 30S ribosomal protein S13, with translation MARIAGVNIPTNKRVIIALTYIHGIGRAKALEIADKLGIDHTRRVQDLSDAEVLQIRETIDADHTVEGDLRRQTAMNIKRLMDLACYRGLRHRKGLPVRGQRTHTNARTRKGKAKPIAGKKK, from the coding sequence GTGGCACGTATCGCCGGGGTAAATATCCCCACCAACAAGCGCGTTATCATTGCGCTCACCTATATCCATGGAATCGGCCGCGCCAAGGCGCTGGAAATCGCCGACAAGCTGGGCATCGACCACACCCGCCGCGTTCAGGACCTGAGCGATGCGGAAGTGCTGCAGATCCGTGAAACGATCGACGCGGATCACACCGTGGAAGGCGACCTGCGTCGTCAGACCGCGATGAACATCAAGCGTCTGATGGATCTCGCCTGCTATCGCGGCCTGCGTCATCGCAAGGGCCTTCCGGTTCGTGGCCAGCGCACGCACACCAATGCGCGCACCCGCAAGGGCAAGGCCAAGCCGATCGCCGGCAAGAAGAAGTAA
- a CDS encoding succinylglutamate desuccinylase/aspartoacylase family protein, with amino-acid sequence MTDETTDRTSGAATPFTLAGVSIDPGTSATIAIPVSNTATGLPASLYVRVLHGSRPGPCIFVSAAIHGDEIIGTAVIQRLLAKLDAATMAGTVLFLPVVNIFGFQQHSRYLPDRRDLNRSFPGSTKGSLAGQLANKFLKEVICHCSLGIDIHSAAVHRYNLPQIRIAPDNETLRELAMLFGAHAVIESPLRPGSLRDIARGEGVDMLLMEAGEALRFDELSIRSGVNGVLNVMAHLQMIQPHPEATQVIIPALCRRAIWVRAPRGGLCVLQQKSGDAVKKGEIIGRVSGIFGDDAQEFRAPIDGIIIGHAVLPVVNQGDALVHIAEVLRFGDVEERVDQITEALLNDRLLDEDELI; translated from the coding sequence ATGACCGACGAGACGACTGACCGCACTTCCGGCGCCGCGACACCCTTTACCCTGGCCGGGGTCAGCATAGACCCCGGCACCTCGGCTACCATCGCCATTCCCGTCAGCAACACCGCCACCGGGCTTCCGGCCAGCCTCTATGTCCGCGTGCTGCACGGAAGCCGGCCGGGCCCGTGCATCTTCGTCTCCGCCGCGATCCATGGTGACGAGATCATCGGCACCGCAGTGATCCAGCGGCTGCTCGCCAAGCTCGATGCCGCCACCATGGCCGGCACGGTGCTGTTCCTGCCGGTGGTCAACATCTTCGGCTTTCAGCAGCACAGCCGCTATCTGCCCGACCGGCGCGATCTCAACCGCTCCTTCCCCGGCAGCACCAAAGGCTCGCTCGCCGGGCAGCTGGCCAACAAGTTCCTCAAGGAGGTGATCTGCCACTGCTCGCTCGGCATCGATATCCATTCGGCCGCCGTCCACCGCTACAACCTGCCGCAAATCCGTATCGCGCCCGATAACGAGACACTGCGCGAGCTCGCCATGCTGTTCGGCGCACATGCGGTGATCGAAAGCCCGCTGCGCCCCGGCAGCTTGCGCGACATCGCGCGCGGCGAAGGCGTCGACATGCTGCTGATGGAGGCGGGCGAGGCGCTGCGCTTCGACGAGCTGTCGATCCGCAGCGGCGTCAACGGCGTGCTCAACGTGATGGCGCATCTGCAGATGATCCAGCCGCACCCTGAGGCGACGCAGGTCATCATCCCCGCGCTATGCCGCCGCGCCATCTGGGTCCGCGCGCCACGCGGCGGCCTGTGCGTGCTCCAGCAGAAGTCGGGCGATGCAGTCAAGAAAGGCGAAATCATCGGCCGCGTCTCGGGCATCTTCGGCGACGACGCACAAGAATTCCGCGCGCCGATCGACGGCATCATCATCGGCCACGCCGTGCTTCCGGTCGTCAACCAGGGCGATGCGCTGGTGCACATCGCCGAGGTACTGCGCTTCGGCGATGTCGAGGAACGGGTGGATCAGATTACGGAAGCGCTGCTGAACGACCGGCTGCTGGATGAGGATGAGTTGATTTGA
- a CDS encoding methyl-accepting chemotaxis protein codes for MTQLRPDPHSPASAPEADSRSDRISDWLSASDRNAPHVVRTDTLISVIDRFQANPDLRLLPVLDALGRPCGAIFERDMRRLLLNPFGHALLRNPAYGGDLTSHIRDCPTADFAQSIGETLEQYRIGRGTEGMMILRDNQLFGVLTNRRLALLAGEWEAHRARLRVGRADQIENAAERFDGEVASLGRMMDKLSKMLERDAAEVAERSTHASTRAAAVATAAVQTSMHMEEIAGRGRELAGALDSIAARTEEARDAANEAVALVSAGSARAADLRVSAESIESVIDLIGEISRQVNLLALNATIEAARAGEAGRGFAVVAGEIKLLSHQTATAANRIRAHVDEIGHAVDEVSCGHSQVETAIARIAANSAEIQDAVTLQRSATQLIAFNAAQTYDASRAAGVDADAINGIAQGAAERAEAMLGIAQRVFDGAQQLAVESSHFVEQIHAA; via the coding sequence ATGACCCAGCTGCGTCCCGATCCCCACAGCCCCGCGTCAGCGCCTGAGGCGGATTCGCGATCAGACAGGATCAGCGACTGGTTGTCTGCGTCAGATCGCAACGCGCCCCATGTCGTGCGCACCGATACACTGATCAGCGTGATCGACCGATTTCAGGCCAATCCGGACTTGCGGCTGCTACCAGTACTCGACGCGCTTGGTCGCCCGTGCGGTGCTATTTTCGAACGTGACATGCGCCGCCTGTTGCTGAATCCCTTTGGTCATGCACTGCTGCGCAATCCGGCATATGGTGGCGACTTGACCTCGCATATCCGCGATTGCCCGACGGCCGATTTCGCACAGTCTATTGGCGAGACGTTGGAGCAATATCGGATCGGACGAGGCACCGAAGGCATGATGATCCTGCGGGACAACCAGTTGTTCGGAGTGTTGACCAATCGCCGACTGGCGCTGCTCGCTGGCGAATGGGAGGCCCACCGGGCACGCCTCAGGGTCGGGCGCGCCGATCAGATCGAGAATGCCGCTGAACGTTTCGATGGCGAAGTCGCCAGTCTGGGCCGGATGATGGACAAGCTGTCGAAGATGCTGGAAAGGGACGCTGCCGAGGTGGCAGAAAGATCGACCCATGCCAGCACCCGCGCTGCTGCGGTCGCCACAGCAGCCGTGCAGACAAGCATGCACATGGAAGAGATTGCAGGCAGAGGTCGCGAACTGGCGGGCGCGCTCGATTCGATCGCGGCTCGAACGGAGGAGGCCCGCGATGCCGCAAACGAAGCCGTCGCTCTTGTATCGGCCGGCAGCGCACGTGCAGCCGATCTGCGCGTATCGGCCGAATCCATCGAATCCGTCATCGACCTGATCGGTGAGATTTCCCGTCAGGTGAATCTGCTTGCGCTCAACGCGACGATAGAAGCCGCGCGGGCAGGCGAAGCTGGACGCGGCTTTGCCGTGGTCGCTGGTGAAATCAAGCTGCTTTCGCACCAGACCGCCACCGCAGCCAATCGCATCCGTGCCCATGTCGACGAAATCGGACACGCCGTCGACGAAGTGTCCTGCGGCCATTCTCAGGTCGAAACCGCAATCGCGCGCATTGCAGCGAACTCCGCCGAAATCCAGGATGCAGTCACGCTGCAACGATCGGCGACGCAATTGATCGCCTTCAACGCCGCGCAAACCTACGACGCGAGCCGGGCGGCCGGAGTCGATGCCGATGCGATCAATGGCATTGCTCAGGGCGCGGCGGAGAGGGCGGAGGCGATGCTGGGCATTGCCCAGCGGGTCTTTGACGGCGCCCAGCAACTTGCCGTCGAAAGCAGCCATTTCGTCGAACAGATCCACGCCGCCTGA
- a CDS encoding energy transducer TonB has translation MALSNFGRGCDHDASQATLQERTLASLLSAVLTLAIFLGPLLITVERRVAIVGSLQVFLIPSVEGEDRAAEEQDQSGDEAQPSTDPRRPDAQAPEPQAALREPVSGPEAPDPAPITLPDFAQTLNGAADGLVSVAPPVLADTGHGLAYAGQSGAPGTGTGAGGAGGEGGGGAGQGGRGVASVYTASWAPSMNFAKDHKHYPRRAARARVEGVAWLKCRVIRDERVSDCKLIGESPKGYGFGRAALKTEPGLRIQLHDQTGRRVYDEWTMVTSTFTLADLKGE, from the coding sequence ATGGCATTGAGCAATTTCGGGCGTGGCTGTGATCACGATGCGTCGCAAGCCACGCTTCAGGAACGGACATTGGCATCGCTGCTGTCTGCTGTCCTGACACTGGCCATATTCCTGGGGCCGTTGCTGATCACGGTCGAGCGGCGCGTGGCGATTGTCGGCAGCTTGCAGGTGTTCCTCATCCCAAGCGTCGAGGGCGAAGATCGCGCCGCAGAAGAGCAGGACCAAAGCGGGGACGAGGCGCAGCCGTCAACCGACCCGCGCCGTCCGGACGCGCAGGCACCGGAGCCGCAGGCGGCGCTGCGCGAGCCTGTGTCCGGCCCCGAAGCGCCCGATCCGGCGCCGATCACCCTGCCGGACTTTGCGCAAACGCTGAACGGGGCCGCCGATGGGCTGGTGAGCGTTGCGCCGCCGGTGCTGGCCGATACGGGGCACGGGCTGGCTTATGCAGGGCAGAGCGGCGCACCGGGCACCGGCACCGGTGCTGGCGGCGCAGGCGGTGAGGGCGGCGGCGGCGCAGGTCAGGGCGGCCGGGGCGTGGCGAGCGTCTACACCGCGTCCTGGGCACCCAGCATGAACTTTGCCAAGGACCACAAACACTATCCGCGCCGCGCCGCCAGGGCCAGGGTAGAGGGCGTCGCCTGGCTCAAATGCCGCGTGATCCGCGATGAACGGGTCAGCGACTGCAAGCTGATCGGCGAAAGCCCCAAAGGCTATGGCTTCGGCAGGGCCGCGCTCAAGACCGAACCGGGCCTGCGCATCCAGCTCCACGACCAGACCGGGCGGCGGGTGTATGACGAGTGGACGATGGTGACGTCGACGTTCACGCTGGCGGATTTGAAGGGGGAGTGA